A stretch of Pseudomonadota bacterium DNA encodes these proteins:
- a CDS encoding PAS domain S-box protein, whose protein sequence is MKGKKQTKPGLLSEHSDLDQKNSAPAKLKQKTPVFPSNEKQEWYHLLFNNISDIAFVNEWPDKTDFPGTFVEVNDAACEQLGYTKDELLLMTPPDIDKIFEGAFNESDIPKLLLKNKRAMWEGLVINKDGRQMPVEMHNRLFYKDNKTFILSTIRDVGDRKQAEEALKKSEEKYHELFEKANDAIYLTDADGNITAVNNKALELQGYSRYELIGTSLYNHISENNLPYVKKMIIKFKKNGTHDSFLANTLTKDGRTLIFELSASAIKDGDNYVGALTIVRDITDRIMAEKALRESEQRYRDLVEKSPNIIYSYSDKRGIIFCSSLYQDILGYSLEQFTENPFIWRTYIHPEDHYITSQVIKSFSEGKHFNVEYRIKDQQGKWHWFEDKSISIRKENNEFIANGLITEITERKMMEQEIRELSMRDQLTELYNRRGFITLAEQQLKSAKRTKRQMTLLFLDADDLKTINDTLGHEEGDKALYNTADILRQTFRESDIIARIGGDEFAVLVVDSTDMNSKIITQRLLQNINIFNTSKVRKYKLSLSWGTAIYDPDSTLTLDKLMSIADGLMYTQKRSKKNIKDNY, encoded by the coding sequence ATGAAGGGAAAGAAACAAACAAAGCCCGGGCTTCTTTCAGAACATTCAGATCTTGACCAAAAAAACTCGGCCCCTGCAAAACTCAAACAAAAGACTCCTGTATTTCCCTCTAATGAAAAGCAAGAATGGTATCACCTTTTGTTTAATAATATAAGCGATATCGCATTTGTAAATGAATGGCCTGATAAAACAGATTTTCCGGGCACTTTTGTTGAAGTAAATGATGCTGCCTGCGAGCAGTTAGGTTATACCAAAGATGAGCTTTTATTAATGACTCCTCCTGACATTGACAAAATATTTGAGGGGGCTTTTAATGAATCTGATATTCCGAAACTACTTTTAAAAAATAAGCGGGCTATGTGGGAAGGATTGGTTATAAACAAAGATGGCCGGCAAATGCCGGTAGAAATGCATAACAGGCTATTTTATAAAGATAATAAAACGTTTATTCTCTCAACTATAAGAGATGTAGGAGATCGAAAACAAGCTGAAGAAGCGCTTAAAAAGAGTGAAGAAAAATATCATGAACTTTTTGAAAAAGCAAACGATGCAATCTATCTTACGGATGCAGATGGCAATATAACAGCAGTTAATAATAAAGCGCTTGAATTACAGGGATATTCACGTTACGAGCTAATCGGAACGAGCCTTTACAATCATATATCAGAAAACAATTTGCCTTATGTCAAGAAGATGATAATAAAATTTAAAAAAAATGGCACACATGATAGTTTTCTGGCAAATACATTAACTAAAGACGGGCGGACACTGATTTTTGAGCTTAGCGCATCCGCCATAAAAGATGGAGACAATTATGTTGGTGCACTAACAATAGTGCGGGATATTACTGATCGCATTATGGCTGAAAAGGCGCTGCGTGAAAGCGAACAGCGTTATAGAGATTTGGTAGAAAAATCACCTAATATAATTTATTCTTATTCTGATAAGAGGGGCATAATCTTTTGCTCTTCACTCTACCAGGATATTTTGGGATATTCCTTAGAACAATTTACAGAAAACCCCTTTATATGGCGAACATATATTCATCCTGAAGATCATTATATAACTTCTCAGGTTATTAAATCTTTTTCAGAAGGCAAGCATTTTAATGTAGAATACCGAATTAAAGACCAACAAGGAAAATGGCATTGGTTTGAGGACAAATCTATAAGCATACGTAAAGAAAATAACGAATTTATTGCAAATGGCCTTATAACAGAAATTACAGAACGCAAAATGATGGAGCAAGAGATACGTGAATTATCTATGCGTGACCAACTAACTGAATTATATAATAGGCGTGGATTTATTACCCTTGCTGAGCAGCAATTAAAATCTGCTAAAAGGACAAAAAGACAGATGACACTTTTATTCCTTGATGCGGATGATCTTAAAACAATAAATGATACCCTTGGTCATGAAGAAGGAGACAAGGCACTGTATAATACGGCAGATATTCTCCGTCAGACTTTTCGTGAATCAGATATAATTGCCCGTATTGGCGGTGACGAGTTTGCGGTATTAGTCGTTGATTCAACAGATATGAACTCTAAAATAATTACGCAACGACTTTTGCAAAATATAAATATTTTTAATACAAGCAAAGTCAGAAAATACAAACTTTCCCTTAGCTGGGGCACCGCTATTTACGATCCTGATTCCACACTCACATTGGACAAGCTTATGTCTATAGCCGACGGATTAATGTATACTCAAAAAAGATCTAAAAAAAATATAAAAGATAATTATTGA
- a CDS encoding dienelactone hydrolase family protein translates to MPTKLFIHGLESSGKGTKGTFFKKTYPDMIVEDFLGNFEERMLKLTTVSSKKDDLVIVGSSYGGLMATFFASHTLNKIRKLILLAPALNHMPSEFFPEKSLDLPVYIYHGNHDEIIPPGPVREIANKIFSNPIWNLVDDDHSLHKTFFSLNWNILLS, encoded by the coding sequence ATGCCTACCAAATTATTTATTCATGGCCTCGAAAGCTCCGGAAAAGGGACAAAGGGGACATTTTTTAAGAAAACATATCCTGACATGATAGTTGAGGACTTTTTAGGTAATTTTGAAGAAAGAATGCTAAAGTTAACTACTGTTTCATCGAAAAAGGATGATCTTGTAATAGTCGGTTCCAGCTATGGAGGATTAATGGCTACTTTTTTTGCAAGTCATACTTTAAATAAAATCAGAAAGCTTATTCTATTGGCACCAGCCTTAAACCATATGCCCTCTGAATTTTTTCCTGAAAAAAGCTTGGATCTCCCTGTTTACATATATCATGGAAATCATGATGAAATTATCCCACCTGGTCCGGTCCGTGAAATAGCTAATAAAATATTTTCTAACCCTATCTGGAATTTGGTTGATGATGACCACTCCCTTCATAAGACCTTTTTTAGCTTAAACTGGAATATTCTCTTATCCTGA
- a CDS encoding sigma 54-interacting transcriptional regulator, which translates to MNINEKDFFHQATIRICGSLEIDQALMNSFLYLKDFIPLDDMWLALFDKDIGALRAIAIADFSGVKKMDTVIPLPRNVRTEIDKQDFTPKKVTIVNRMELNPMALNLSNILGYPESSCMIFPLLTDSARIGVLVMRAGGRDRYLDSHARLVAMLHDPFAVAMSNALRHEDVLKLKDMLADDNQYLIRELRQLAGDKIVGADSGLKNVMDMVHQVAPRDNPVLLMGETGVGKEVVANAIHYTSPRKEGPFIKVNSGAIPEGLIDSELFGHEKGAFTGAVSQKRGRFERANGGTIFLDEIGDLPMQAQSRLLRVIQQKELERVGGTKTITVDTRILAATHRNLEQMVGNNKFREDLWYRLSVFPIVIPPLRQRKSDIPALVEHFLKRKTRELNFRGIPPIAPEAIERLMDYPWKGNVRELENMVERALIQYSGGLLNFGHFIFSQENDAPAFSSRNGRKLKLDEVIATHIKSMLEETQGKISGAGGAAELLGVNSNTLRCRMDKLGIKYGKKKREVHANSSQY; encoded by the coding sequence ATGAATATTAATGAAAAAGATTTTTTTCATCAAGCTACCATTCGTATTTGCGGCAGTCTTGAGATAGATCAGGCATTGATGAATTCTTTTCTGTATCTAAAAGATTTTATCCCCTTAGATGACATGTGGCTTGCCTTATTTGATAAAGACATTGGGGCATTGCGGGCTATAGCAATCGCTGATTTTTCAGGTGTAAAAAAAATGGACACAGTTATTCCACTTCCTCGCAATGTGAGAACCGAGATTGACAAGCAGGATTTCACTCCTAAAAAGGTTACAATAGTTAACCGGATGGAGCTGAATCCAATGGCACTGAATTTATCAAATATTCTTGGGTATCCTGAATCTTCATGCATGATTTTTCCTCTTTTGACAGACAGCGCAAGAATTGGGGTTTTAGTGATGAGGGCCGGGGGCAGAGACAGATATCTTGATTCACACGCAAGATTGGTTGCCATGCTGCACGACCCTTTTGCGGTTGCCATGTCTAATGCTTTAAGGCACGAAGATGTTCTTAAACTTAAAGATATGTTGGCTGATGACAATCAATATCTGATCCGCGAACTCCGACAGTTAGCTGGAGATAAAATTGTAGGCGCGGATTCCGGCCTTAAAAATGTCATGGACATGGTACATCAAGTTGCTCCTCGTGATAATCCGGTGCTACTCATGGGTGAGACCGGGGTTGGCAAAGAAGTTGTCGCAAACGCCATTCATTATACCTCACCCCGCAAAGAAGGCCCATTTATTAAAGTAAACAGCGGCGCTATCCCGGAAGGTCTTATAGACAGCGAATTGTTTGGACATGAAAAAGGTGCATTTACCGGTGCTGTATCTCAAAAAAGAGGCCGATTTGAAAGAGCAAATGGGGGAACGATCTTTTTAGATGAAATCGGAGATCTGCCCATGCAGGCACAGAGCAGATTGTTACGGGTAATTCAGCAAAAAGAACTTGAACGTGTTGGTGGCACAAAAACAATTACTGTTGATACGCGCATCCTTGCCGCTACTCATCGTAATCTGGAGCAGATGGTAGGAAATAATAAATTTCGCGAAGATCTATGGTACAGGTTAAGTGTTTTTCCTATCGTCATACCTCCTTTAAGGCAAAGAAAATCAGATATCCCAGCGCTTGTAGAGCACTTTTTAAAACGTAAAACAAGAGAGCTTAATTTTCGTGGTATTCCACCTATTGCACCGGAAGCAATTGAACGACTTATGGATTATCCATGGAAGGGAAATGTAAGAGAGCTTGAAAATATGGTTGAAAGGGCATTAATCCAATATAGCGGCGGATTATTAAATTTCGGCCACTTCATATTTTCTCAGGAAAATGATGCTCCTGCTTTTTCTAGCAGAAACGGCAGGAAACTCAAACTGGACGAAGTTATTGCCACTCATATCAAATCTATGCTTGAAGAAACCCAGGGGAAAATCAGTGGTGCAGGTGGCGCCGCAGAACTCCTTGGCGTAAATTCCAATACACTAAGGTGCAGGATGGATAAACTAGGTATAAAATATGGGAAAAAGAAACGGGAAGTTCATGCAAATAGCTCTCAATATTAA
- the rplQ gene encoding 50S ribosomal protein L17, translating to MRHQNAGLKLGRTSSHRNAMFRNMVTSLLKYDRIRTTDVKAKELKRWADKIITLAKQGDLSARRQALSIVREKDVVHKLFEEASERFGSIAGGYTRVVKIGIRPGDAALISMVELVGSGEGKTKDVKKKKTAVKKTKISAKKPVKDIAKEEAVPAPE from the coding sequence ATGAGACATCAAAATGCAGGTTTGAAATTAGGAAGAACAAGTAGTCATAGGAATGCCATGTTTAGGAACATGGTAACTTCTTTATTAAAATATGACAGAATACGTACCACCGATGTTAAAGCAAAAGAATTGAAACGGTGGGCTGATAAAATTATAACTCTTGCAAAACAGGGTGATCTAAGTGCCAGACGGCAGGCTTTGTCCATAGTCAGAGAAAAAGATGTTGTCCATAAGCTTTTTGAAGAAGCCTCCGAACGATTTGGTTCAATTGCCGGCGGATATACGAGGGTAGTCAAAATTGGAATTCGCCCCGGAGATGCCGCGCTCATTTCTATGGTTGAACTTGTCGGCTCAGGTGAAGGTAAAACTAAAGATGTAAAAAAGAAAAAGACAGCCGTAAAGAAAACAAAGATCAGTGCAAAAAAACCAGTAAAGGATATAGCAAAAGAAGAAGCAGTGCCTGCACCGGAATAA
- a CDS encoding DNA-directed RNA polymerase subunit alpha produces MYMNWQEMIMPDKVQVTTNMPNYDKFVCEPLERGFGLTIGNALRRIMLSSLYGAAVVSVKFDSVFHEFSVIPGVLEDVSEIILNLKGVRFKTADDEPKKVRIDAAGECEITARDIISDDGKCEALNPDIHIATLSKDAVFKADMTIKVGKGYALSESNKGEEDPVGTIPIDSVFSPVKRVNYVVGNARVGQRTDYDKLTLEVWTDGSVSPRDALSYSAKILKEQMSIFINFDEKLEPEVEKKTDKRQKPQFNENLYRSVEELELSVRSANCLKNANIFKIYQLVNKTEAEMLRTKNFGRKSLNEIKEVLSEMGLSLGMKLEEFVLPEEDEAEGE; encoded by the coding sequence ATGTACATGAACTGGCAAGAGATGATTATGCCTGATAAAGTTCAGGTGACCACCAATATGCCCAACTATGACAAGTTCGTTTGTGAACCTCTTGAAAGAGGATTTGGATTAACTATCGGTAATGCTTTAAGGCGCATAATGTTGTCTTCGCTGTATGGCGCCGCTGTTGTATCTGTGAAATTCGATTCAGTTTTTCATGAATTCAGCGTGATACCGGGTGTGCTCGAAGATGTATCAGAGATTATCCTTAACCTTAAAGGTGTTCGATTCAAGACGGCAGACGATGAACCAAAAAAAGTTCGCATAGATGCAGCAGGTGAATGCGAGATAACAGCACGCGATATAATAAGTGATGATGGTAAATGTGAAGCATTAAATCCTGATATCCATATTGCAACTTTATCTAAAGATGCTGTTTTTAAAGCTGATATGACCATTAAAGTCGGTAAAGGCTATGCTTTATCTGAAAGCAATAAGGGTGAAGAAGATCCTGTAGGCACTATTCCTATAGATTCAGTTTTTTCTCCTGTAAAACGGGTTAACTACGTGGTGGGAAATGCACGTGTCGGCCAAAGAACCGATTATGACAAGCTTACACTTGAAGTCTGGACGGATGGAAGTGTTTCTCCAAGAGACGCACTTTCATATTCTGCGAAAATATTAAAAGAGCAGATGTCAATTTTCATCAATTTTGATGAAAAACTTGAGCCGGAGGTAGAGAAGAAAACAGATAAGCGACAGAAACCGCAATTTAATGAAAATTTGTACCGGAGTGTTGAAGAATTGGAACTTTCGGTAAGAAGCGCAAATTGTCTTAAAAACGCTAATATATTTAAGATTTATCAGCTAGTAAATAAAACTGAGGCAGAAATGCTCCGAACTAAAAATTTCGGAAGAAAGTCATTAAACGAAATCAAAGAAGTATTGAGTGAAATGGGACTTTCTCTCGGAATGAAACTGGAAGAATTTGTACTTCCTGAAGAAGACGAAGCAGAAGGAGAATAA
- the rpsD gene encoding 30S ribosomal protein S4 — MARYIGAVCRLCRRENLKMFLKGDRCYSDKCAFDRRSYAPGQHGQRRGRKFSDYGVQLREKQKTKRLYGLSEKQFRLFFERAERQRDITGTNLLVMLERRLDNVVYRLGFVSSRSQGRHFVRHNHFKINGKKINIPSYLIKIGDILELNENSRNVKAISDSLDAVARRGIPQWLELEKENFKGKVNSFPVREDITMPIQEQLIVELYSK, encoded by the coding sequence GTTTCTTAAAGGTGATCGCTGTTATTCGGATAAATGTGCTTTTGACAGGCGAAGCTATGCACCAGGACAGCATGGCCAGCGGCGAGGCAGGAAATTTTCTGATTATGGGGTGCAGCTAAGGGAGAAGCAAAAAACAAAAAGATTATATGGCCTTTCAGAAAAACAGTTTCGTCTTTTTTTTGAAAGAGCAGAACGGCAAAGGGATATAACCGGAACTAACCTTCTTGTGATGCTGGAACGAAGGCTTGATAATGTTGTATATAGACTTGGTTTTGTTTCCTCGCGTTCTCAGGGTCGCCATTTTGTTAGACATAATCACTTTAAGATAAACGGAAAAAAAATAAACATCCCGTCTTATCTGATAAAAATAGGGGATATATTGGAGCTAAATGAGAATAGTCGTAATGTTAAGGCGATAAGTGATTCCTTGGATGCTGTTGCTCGTAGGGGGATACCGCAATGGCTCGAATTGGAAAAAGAAAATTTTAAAGGAAAAGTTAATAGTTTTCCTGTTCGCGAAGATATTACTATGCCTATCCAGGAACAGCTAATAGTAGAACTTTATTCTAAATAA